The region TCGGTCAAAGCCGGTCAGGAGGTGACGGCCGAGGAGATCGACCGGGACATCCGCGCCATCTACAAGCTGGGTCGTTTTGCCGATGTCTCCGCCGAAATCGAAGAGCGTGGCGGTGTGAAAGTCCTGGTGTACCGGTTGACCGAACGTCCGCTGGTGCGGGATGTCAAATATGCCGGCAACAAGGAATTCAGCACCGAGCGTCTGAGCGGGCTGGTCACGCTGAAAACCCCGGATATCTACGACCCTCGGAAAGTCGAAAAAAGCATTGCCGCGGTCAAGAAGGCCTATACCGAAGAGGGGTTCTACGCGGCAGAAGTCGTCTCGAAGGTCGATGTCAACGACGATTACGAGGCGACGGTCACGTTTGAGATCAAGGAAGGGGAAAAGGTCCTCATCCGGCAGGTCCGCTTCGAAGGGAACACCCTCTTTACCGACGCCCAGCTTAAAAAGGTGATGGAGACCAAGGAACGCTGGTTTCTCTCCTGGCTGACCGGCAGGGGGACGTACAAGGAAGAGGTGCTGCAGAACGACCTGGAGATCATTGCCGACCAATACTACAATAAGGGTTACATTCAGGTGAAGGTCCGGCAGCCGCTGATCACTCTTGCCGAGGACAAGAAGAACATGGACGTCCTCATCGAGATCCGGGAGGGGGAGCAGTTTCGGGTTGGTGAGCTGGATGTACAAGGTGACCTGCTCAAGAGCAAAGAAGAAATCCTGGCTCTGGCGAAGCTCAGACCGGGTGACGTATTCAGCCGGCAGCAGCTGCGCCAGGATGTCTTCGCTATCAATGACCTCTATGCCGATCAGGGTTATGCTTATGTCAATGTTTCGCCCCTAACCCAGCTCGATGTCGAACGTCGCGTGGTCGACCTTCTGTTCGAGATTGAGCAGGGAATCCAGGTGAACATCGAGAGAATTCAGATCGGCGGCAACACCAAGACGCGGGACAAGGTCATCCGCCGTGAGATGAAGCTGGTCGAAGGCGACCTGTACAGCTCCAGCAAAATGAAGGAGAGCCGCCGGCGGATCAACAACCTCGGCTTCTTCGAGGAGGTGGACGTCGCCACCAGCAAGGGTTCCGATGAAGCGCACATGAACGTCGATGTCGATGTCAAGGAGCGGCCGACCGGCACCTTCAGCCTCGGCTTCGGCTATTCGTCGGTGGACAAATTTATCGGCCAGGGTTCGGTCTCCCAGGAGAACTTTCTCGGCCGGGCGCTGAAGCTTAATCTGGCGGCCTCTCTGGGAGGGAAGAGC is a window of Desulfuromonadales bacterium DNA encoding:
- the bamA gene encoding outer membrane protein assembly factor BamA, which gives rise to MLNRIFALLALLVLLPGAVLAQAIQVGEVAIEGNRRVELSAVRSVLSVKAGQEVTAEEIDRDIRAIYKLGRFADVSAEIEERGGVKVLVYRLTERPLVRDVKYAGNKEFSTERLSGLVTLKTPDIYDPRKVEKSIAAVKKAYTEEGFYAAEVVSKVDVNDDYEATVTFEIKEGEKVLIRQVRFEGNTLFTDAQLKKVMETKERWFLSWLTGRGTYKEEVLQNDLEIIADQYYNKGYIQVKVRQPLITLAEDKKNMDVLIEIREGEQFRVGELDVQGDLLKSKEEILALAKLRPGDVFSRQQLRQDVFAINDLYADQGYAYVNVSPLTQLDVERRVVDLLFEIEQGIQVNIERIQIGGNTKTRDKVIRREMKLVEGDLYSSSKMKESRRRINNLGFFEEVDVATSKGSDEAHMNVDVDVKERPTGTFSLGFGYSSVDKFIGQGSVSQENFLGRALKLNLAASLGGKSTTYQFGLTEPYFLDKNLTLGFDLYKTEREYVDFSKKTFGGDLKLGFPLTENTRTFFLYKYEEKEILDVDRDASSLIRDQAGESTLSSITGTVTRNTTDYYLDPTSGTVSQLSAEFAGLGGTEKFGKYTADQRFFFPYKWGTVFSLHGQIGYIHSVDGEDIPIDERFYLGGINTIRGFKSRQVGPRVRVARQIVDSAGNVTTTGDDFEFIGGDKQAYFNLEYTFPLLKDMGLKGVLFFDTGNAWSEDENFFSEMRYSVGGGIRWFSPMGPLRLEWGYNLKPREGEDQSEFEFSIGRAF